A window of the Streptococcus sp. 116-D4 genome harbors these coding sequences:
- a CDS encoding FtsX-like permease family protein codes for MMKRKTYWKDLIQSFTGSKGRFLSILTLMMLGSLVLVGLKVTSPNMEATANAYLTTAQTLDLAVMSNYGLDQADQEELEQIEGTEVEFGYLTDVTMDNGQDAIRLYSKPERISTFQLREGRLPQSDQEIALTIHLQGQYSVGQEVSFKEKEEGHSSLKDHTYTITGFVDSAEILSQRDMGYAASGSGTLTAYGVILPSQFDQKVYNIARLKYQDLAGLNAFSLSYEEKSKQHQEDLEQSLSDNGKARLQLLKKEGQESLDKGQETLDKAETNLQEGKRRLATARARLQVQESQLALLSQVQREQASAQLTQAKQELSKEEGKLKQAEQNLAQEKEKLEKHQQVLDTLAEPKYQVYNRQTMPGGQGYLMYSNASASIRAVGNIFPVVLYAVAAMVTFTTMTRFVDEERTHAGIFKALGYRSKDIIAKFLLYGLVAGTVGTALGSILGHYLLAGVISSVITKGMVVGETQIQFYWTYSLLALGLSWVASVLPAYLVARRELHNEAAQLLLPKPPVKGAKILLERISFIWRRLSFTHKVTARNIFRYKQRMLMTIFGVAGSVALLFAGLGIQSSVAGVPSRQFQQIQQYQMIVSENPSATNQDKADLEEVLQGQDIQAYQKIYSKTLDKDFKGKAGLQTITLMMTEKEDLTPFIHLQDHQQELTLKDGIVITAKLAQLAGVKAGQTLEIGGKELTVAVITENYVGHFIYMSQASYEQLYGQLPQANTYLVSLRDTSASSIERQAGLLMNQSAVSSVVQNASAIRLFDSVASSLNQTMTILVIVSVLLAIVILYNLTNINVAERIRELSTIKVLGFHNNEVTLYIYRETIVLSFVGIVFGLVSGFYLHQFLIQMISPATILFYPQVGWEVYVIPVVAVSIILTLLGFFVNHHLRKVDMLEALKSIE; via the coding sequence AAGGGGCGTTTTTTATCCATCTTAACCTTGATGATGTTAGGGTCTCTAGTCCTTGTAGGCCTCAAAGTAACCAGTCCCAATATGGAGGCGACTGCCAATGCTTATTTAACAACTGCTCAAACCTTGGATTTGGCAGTCATGTCTAACTATGGTTTGGATCAAGCAGATCAAGAAGAACTAGAGCAGATAGAGGGCACAGAAGTTGAGTTTGGCTATTTGACAGATGTGACTATGGATAATGGTCAGGATGCCATTCGCCTGTATTCCAAACCAGAGCGAATTTCAACCTTTCAACTAAGAGAGGGACGACTTCCTCAGTCAGATCAAGAAATCGCTTTGACCATTCATTTGCAGGGTCAATACAGCGTGGGACAGGAGGTTAGTTTTAAAGAAAAAGAAGAGGGTCATTCTTCTTTAAAAGACCATACTTATACCATTACTGGTTTTGTGGATTCAGCTGAAATCCTCTCCCAGCGAGATATGGGCTACGCAGCAAGTGGAAGTGGGACTCTGACAGCCTACGGTGTGATTTTACCGAGTCAGTTTGATCAGAAAGTCTACAATATAGCACGTTTGAAATATCAAGATTTAGCAGGCTTAAATGCTTTCTCATTATCTTATGAAGAGAAATCCAAACAGCATCAGGAAGACCTTGAACAATCTTTATCAGATAATGGCAAGGCACGTCTGCAACTCTTGAAAAAAGAAGGACAAGAATCTCTAGACAAAGGTCAAGAGACCCTTGACAAGGCTGAAACTAATCTGCAGGAAGGCAAGCGTCGTTTAGCAACTGCTCGAGCTCGTTTACAGGTTCAAGAAAGTCAACTAGCCTTGCTTTCTCAAGTCCAGAGAGAGCAGGCCAGTGCTCAACTTACTCAAGCCAAGCAGGAATTGAGTAAGGAAGAGGGCAAACTAAAGCAGGCTGAACAAAATCTAGCCCAAGAAAAGGAAAAATTAGAAAAACATCAGCAAGTCTTGGACACTTTGGCCGAACCAAAGTATCAAGTCTATAATCGTCAGACCATGCCAGGTGGCCAGGGATATCTCATGTATAGTAATGCTTCAGCCAGTATCCGGGCAGTGGGCAATATCTTTCCTGTAGTGCTTTATGCCGTAGCAGCTATGGTGACCTTTACAACTATGACTCGTTTTGTGGATGAAGAGCGAACTCATGCAGGGATTTTTAAGGCCTTGGGCTATCGCAGTAAGGATATTATCGCCAAATTTCTCCTCTACGGTCTAGTGGCTGGAACTGTCGGAACAGCTCTAGGTAGTATACTTGGTCATTATTTGCTAGCCGGTGTGATATCAAGTGTCATTACAAAGGGTATGGTAGTGGGAGAAACCCAGATTCAGTTCTATTGGACCTATAGTTTGCTGGCTCTTGGCTTGAGTTGGGTGGCGAGTGTGTTGCCAGCCTATTTGGTGGCTCGAAGGGAACTTCATAATGAAGCAGCCCAGCTTTTACTACCTAAACCACCTGTCAAAGGAGCTAAAATCTTACTGGAGCGCATCAGTTTTATCTGGCGTCGTCTCAGTTTTACTCATAAGGTAACAGCCCGCAATATCTTTCGTTATAAGCAAAGGATGTTGATGACGATCTTTGGTGTGGCAGGTTCTGTAGCCCTGCTCTTTGCAGGTTTGGGAATCCAATCCTCTGTAGCAGGAGTTCCGTCTAGACAGTTTCAACAAATCCAACAGTATCAGATGATAGTCTCTGAAAATCCTAGTGCGACCAATCAAGACAAGGCAGATCTAGAAGAAGTATTACAAGGTCAAGATATCCAAGCCTACCAGAAAATCTATTCTAAAACGTTAGACAAGGACTTCAAAGGTAAGGCTGGTCTTCAGACCATCACCCTTATGATGACAGAGAAGGAAGATTTGACACCCTTTATCCATCTGCAAGATCATCAGCAGGAGCTGACATTAAAAGATGGCATCGTTATCACAGCTAAACTTGCCCAGTTGGCAGGTGTCAAGGCTGGGCAGACTCTAGAAATTGGAGGTAAGGAGCTAACGGTCGCCGTTATTACTGAGAACTACGTTGGTCACTTTATTTATATGAGTCAGGCTAGCTATGAGCAACTTTACGGACAGCTACCCCAAGCCAACACTTATCTGGTCTCGCTAAGGGATACCAGTGCTTCTAGTATCGAAAGACAGGCCGGCTTACTTATGAATCAATCTGCGGTGTCCAGCGTTGTCCAAAATGCTTCAGCCATTCGACTCTTTGACTCGGTCGCAAGTTCACTCAATCAGACCATGACCATCTTGGTCATCGTATCGGTTCTATTGGCTATTGTTATCCTCTACAATCTGACCAATATAAACGTGGCTGAGAGAATCCGTGAACTCTCCACTATCAAGGTTCTCGGTTTTCATAATAATGAAGTCACCCTCTACATTTACCGTGAGACGATTGTGCTGTCCTTTGTGGGAATCGTATTTGGTCTGGTATCTGGTTTCTATTTACACCAATTTTTGATTCAAATGATTTCGCCTGCGACTATTCTCTTTTATCCGCAGGTAGGCTGGGAAGTCTACGTAATCCCAGTGGTAGCAGTAAGCATCATTTTGACCTTGCTTGGTTTCTTTGTCAATCATCATCTGAGAAAGGTTGATATGCTTGAAGCCTTGAAATCTATAGAGTAA
- the tpx gene encoding thiol peroxidase, with protein MVTFLGNPVSFSGKQLQVGDKALDFSLTTTDLSKKSLADFDGKKKVLSVVPSIDTGICSTQTRRFNEELAGLDNTVVLTVSLDLPFAQKRWCGAEGIENAIMLSDYFDHSFGRDYALLINEWHFLARAVFVLDTDNTIRYVEYVDNINSEPNFEAAIAAAKAL; from the coding sequence ATGGTAACTTTTCTCGGAAATCCTGTTAGCTTTTCAGGTAAACAACTACAAGTCGGCGACAAGGCACTTGACTTTTCACTCACTACAACAGACCTTTCTAAAAAATCTCTGGCTGATTTTGATGGGAAGAAAAAAGTCTTAAGTGTCGTGCCTTCTATCGATACAGGCATCTGCTCAACTCAAACGCGTCGTTTTAATGAAGAACTGGCTGGACTGGATAATACAGTTGTCTTGACTGTTTCCTTGGATCTCCCTTTTGCCCAAAAACGTTGGTGCGGTGCTGAAGGTATTGAAAATGCCATCATGCTCTCAGACTATTTCGACCATTCCTTTGGACGTGATTATGCTCTCTTAATCAATGAGTGGCACTTTTTGGCACGCGCAGTCTTTGTCCTCGATACTGACAATACGATTCGCTACGTTGAATACGTGGACAATATCAACTCAGAACCAAACTTTGAAGCCGCAATTGCAGCTGCTAAAGCCCTATAG
- the psaA gene encoding metal ABC transporter substrate-binding lipoprotein/adhesin PsaA yields MKKLGTLFVLFLSVIVLVACASGKKDAASGQKLKVVATNSIIADITKNIAGDKTDLHSIVPIGQDPHEYEPLPEDVKKTSEADLIFYNGINLETGGNAWFTKLVENAKKTENKDYFAVSEGVEVIYLEGKNEKGKEDPHAWLNLENGIIFAKNIAKQLSAKDPNNKEFYEKNLKEYTDKLDKLDKESKDKFNNIPAEKKLIVTSEGAFKYFSKAYGVPSAYIWEINTEEEGTPDQIKTLVEKLRQTKVPSLFVESSVDDRPMKTVSQDTNIPIYAQIFTDSIAEQGKEGDSYYNMMKYNLDKIAEGLSK; encoded by the coding sequence ATGAAAAAATTAGGTACATTATTCGTTCTCTTTCTTTCCGTTATTGTTCTTGTAGCATGTGCTAGCGGAAAAAAAGATGCAGCTTCTGGTCAAAAACTAAAAGTTGTTGCTACAAACTCAATCATCGCCGATATTACTAAAAATATTGCTGGTGACAAGACTGATCTTCACAGTATCGTTCCGATTGGTCAAGACCCACACGAATACGAACCACTCCCTGAAGATGTTAAGAAAACTTCTGAGGCTGACCTCATTTTCTACAACGGTATCAACCTTGAAACAGGTGGCAATGCCTGGTTTACAAAATTGGTAGAAAATGCCAAGAAAACTGAAAATAAAGACTACTTTGCAGTTAGTGAAGGCGTTGAAGTTATCTATCTTGAAGGAAAAAATGAAAAAGGAAAAGAAGATCCACACGCTTGGCTTAACCTTGAAAATGGGATTATCTTTGCTAAAAATATTGCCAAACAATTAAGCGCCAAAGACCCTAACAACAAAGAATTTTATGAAAAAAATCTCAAAGAATATACTGATAAGTTAGACAAACTTGATAAAGAAAGTAAGGATAAATTTAATAACATCCCTGCTGAAAAGAAACTCATTGTAACCAGCGAAGGAGCATTCAAATACTTCTCTAAAGCCTATGGTGTCCCAAGTGCCTACATCTGGGAAATCAATACTGAAGAAGAAGGAACTCCTGACCAAATCAAGACCTTGGTTGAAAAACTTCGCCAAACAAAAGTTCCATCACTCTTTGTAGAATCAAGTGTCGATGACCGTCCAATGAAGACTGTTTCACAAGACACAAATATCCCAATCTACGCTCAAATCTTTACTGACTCTATCGCAGAACAAGGTAAAGAAGGCGATAGCTACTACAACATGATGAAATACAACCTTGACAAGATTGCTGAAGGATTATCTAAATAA
- a CDS encoding metal ABC transporter permease, whose protein sequence is MIAEFIDGLQNFHFLQNALITAIVIGVVAGAVGCFIILRGMSLMGDAISHAVLPGVALSFILGIDFFIGAIVFGLLAAIIITYIKGNSIIKSDTAIGITFSSFLALGIILISVAKSSTDLFHILFGNILAVQDTDMFITMGVGAVILLLIWIFFKQLLITSFDELLAKAMGMPVNFYHYLLMVLLTLVSVTAMQSVGTILIVAMLITPAATAYLYANSLKSMIFLSSTFGAIASVLGLFIGYSFNVAAGSSIVLTAASFFLISFFIAPKQRYLKLKNKHLLK, encoded by the coding sequence ATGATTGCAGAATTCATCGATGGATTGCAGAACTTCCATTTCTTGCAAAATGCCTTGATAACAGCTATTGTCATCGGGGTCGTAGCTGGTGCTGTGGGATGTTTCATCATCCTACGCGGGATGTCACTCATGGGAGATGCCATTTCACATGCTGTCTTACCAGGTGTAGCCCTCTCCTTTATCTTGGGCATTGACTTCTTTATTGGAGCCATCGTCTTTGGACTACTAGCTGCCATCATCATTACCTACATCAAGGGGAACTCGATTATCAAAAGCGATACCGCCATCGGCATTACCTTTTCATCTTTCTTAGCCCTCGGTATCATCTTGATTAGTGTCGCTAAAAGTTCAACTGACCTTTTCCATATTCTTTTTGGTAATATCCTAGCTGTCCAAGATACGGATATGTTTATTACCATGGGTGTTGGGGCAGTCATTCTCTTGTTAATCTGGATTTTCTTCAAGCAACTCTTGATCACTTCCTTTGATGAACTCTTGGCTAAAGCCATGGGAATGCCTGTCAATTTCTATCACTACCTTCTCATGGTACTCCTGACTCTCGTGTCTGTGACAGCCATGCAAAGTGTTGGAACTATCCTGATTGTAGCCATGCTGATTACCCCAGCTGCAACTGCTTATCTGTATGCTAATAGCCTGAAAAGTATGATTTTTCTTTCCTCAACCTTTGGAGCTATAGCTTCAGTTTTGGGACTCTTTATCGGTTATAGCTTTAACGTTGCGGCAGGTTCTAGTATCGTGCTTACAGCCGCTAGTTTCTTTCTCATTAGTTTCTTTATCGCTCCAAAACAACGATATTTGAAACTGAAAAATAAACATTTGTTAAAATAA